Sequence from the Mycobacterium florentinum genome:
ACCAGCAACGAATTCGACACCACCGACGCCGAGAAGCTGGCCTTCGGCATCCATGACTTGTTGATGGTGACGTTGCTGAGTTCGATCAGTGCGCTGGCGTTGGCGGTGCCGGTCTCGATGGGGATCGCGGTTTTCCTCACGCAGTATGCCCCGGCCCGGCTGGCTCGGCCGTTCGCAGCGATGGTCGATCTACTGGCCGCGGTGCCGTCGATCATCTTCGGGTTGTGGGGAATCTCCGTGCTGGCGCCCAAACTCGAGCCGTTGGCCGAGTTTCTGAACCGCAACCTCGGATGGATATTTCTGTTCAAGCAGGGCAACGTGTCCTTGGCCGGCGGCGGCACCATCTTCACCGCCGGGATCGTGCTTTCGGTGATGATCCTGCCGATCATCACTTCGGTTGCGCGAGAAGCGTTCCGTCAAACCCCGCGTATCCAGATGGAAGCGGCCCAAGCGCTCGGCGCGACCCGGTGGGAGGTCGTGCGAATGACCGTGCTGCCCTACGGCCGTAGCGGTGTGGTCGCCGCGTCGATGCTGGGATTGGGCCGCGCACTGGGCGAAACCGTTGCGGTGCTGATCATCTTGCGTGCGGCGGCCCGCCCGGGTAGCTGGTCGCTGTTCGACGGCGGTTACACGTTCGCCTCAAAAATCGCCTCGGCGGCATCCGAATTCAGCGAGCCGTTGCCGACTGGGGCCTATATCTCGGCGGGGTTCGCATTGTTTGTGATCACGTTCGTGGTCAACGCGGCCGCCCGCGCGATCGCCGGCGGGAAGGTCAACGCATGAGCGTCGAGGTACTGCGAGAGCCGCTCAAAGTCACGGCATTGCAACCGCTCAGTTGGCGGCGCAGGATCACCAACCACATCGCGACGGCCCTTTTCCTCGCGTCGTTCGCCGTCGCGCTGGTACCGCTGGCCTGGTTGCTGTGGGTGGTGATCGAGCGGGGTGGCTATGCGGTCACCCAGAGGAGCTGGTGGACGCATTCGCTGCGCGGCGTGCTGCCCGAGGAGTTCGCCGGCGGGGTCTACCACGCGCTGTACGGCACGCTGATGCAAGCCGGCGTGGCTTCCCTGCTTGCCGTGCCGCTGGGCTTGATGACGGCCGTATTCCTGGTGGAATACGGCTCGGGGCGGCTGGCGCGGGTGACCACGTTCATGGTCGACGTGCTCGCCGGGGTTCCCTCGATCGTGGCGGCGCTGTTCATTTTCAGTCTGTGGATCGCCACGTTGGGGTTCCAGCAAAGCGCGTTCGCGGTGGCCCTGGCGCTGGTTCTGTTGATGCTGCCGGTCGTGGTGAGGTCCACCGAGGAGATGCTGCGGCTGGTGCCCGACGAACTGCGCGAGGCCAGTTACGCGTTGGGTGTCCCCAAGTGGAAAACGATTGTGCGAATTGTCTTTCCGATCGCGATGCCGGGGATCGTATCGGGCGTGCTGCTGTCCCTTGCGCGCGTCATCGGCGAAACCGCACCGGTACTGGTCCTGGTCGGGTACAGCCGGTCGATCAATCTCGATATCCTCCACGGCAACATGGCCTCGCTGCCGCTACTGATCTACACCGAACTCACCAACCCGGAGCATGCGGGATTCCTGCGGGTCTGGGGCGCCGCGCTGACCTTGATAATCATCGTGGCCGCCATCAATCTCATGGCCGCGGCCTTCCGCTTCTTGAGCAGCCGACCGCGTGGAGAACGCTTCACCCGGGCGTAGTCCATGCCGATGGTCAGGATCGTGATGCCGCTTTCGCGGGAGATTTCTTGGCGGGGGCCTTCTTTGCGGCCGTCTTCTTCGCCGGTGCCTTGCCGGCGCCGGAGCGCGCCTTCACGCTGGCCTCCAGCTTGGCGAGCAGATCGGAGACGTCTTCGGTCTCGTCCAGTTCTTTGGGCTTCTCCTCGGCGGTAAATGCCTCTCCGCCTTCGAGTTTCGCGTCGACGAGCTCCTGCAATTGCTCCTGGTAGGTGTCGCGATAGCGGTCCGGGTTGAAGTCTTCGGCCATCGACTCCACCACCTGCCCGGCCATCTTCAACTCCGCGGGCTTGATCTCGACCTTCTTGTCCAGCACCGGAAAGTCGGGGTCGCGGATCTCGTCTGGCCACAACAAGGTGTGCACCACCATCACGTTACGCTTGCCAAAGTCCTTCACCCGCAACGCCGCAAGCCGGGTCTTGTTGCGCAACGTGAAATGAACGATGGCCATCCGGTCGGTCTCGGCGAGCGTCTTGGCCAGCAGGACATACGATTTGGACGACTTCGAGTCCGGCTCCAGGAAATAGCTGCGATCGAACATCATCGGGTCGATGTCGCCGGCCGGGACGAACTCCAGCACTTCGATTTCTCGGCTGCGTTCTTCGGGCAGGGTGGAGATGTCGTCGTCGGTAATCACCACCATCTGCCCGTCGTCGGATTCGTAGGCGCGGGCGATGTCCCGGTATTCGACAACCTCGCCATCCAGCTCGCACACCCGCTGGTAGCGGATGCGGCCGTTGTCCTTGGCATGCACCTGATGGAACTTGATGTCGTGGTCTTCGGTGGCGCTGTACACCTTGACCGGCACGTTGACGAGCCCGAACGAGATCGAACCCTTCCAGATGGAGCGCATGTTGTCAGTATGCCCATACGATCGCCGGCGAAACAGCCTGACAGGCCCGTGAGCTGGGGTTCGGCGGATTTTGGGTGCACCGCCGAGCGCCGGATTGCCCGGCACCGTGGCCGTGGTTTGGCCGCCGGGAATAGCGAAACTCGTTGACGGTCAATCAGACCAGCGGGGGTGCGTCTCCGGAATAGTGGCGAACTTGATTGCCGCCGGCCCGTTTGGCTTCATACATGGCGGCGTCCGAGGTCCTGATCAGCTCATCGACGAGTTCCATGCCCGCGGTCGTCGGGCCGGTATCGAGCAAGGCGCTTGAGGTGCCGATGCTCGCGGTGATCTCAAAGGGCAGCGCGGCTATCGCCGCACACATTCGTTCGGCCATCCGCGCGGGGTCGGGCGTGGTCTTGACATCGGCGACGACGAATTCCTCTCCGCCCGCCCGGCCGATCACGGCGGTGGCACGACTGCTCTGCTGAAGCGCGGCGGCGACGGCGACCAACGCCCGATCGCCGGCAGCGTGGCCGTGCGTGTCGTTCAGCCGCTTGAATTCGTCGAGATCGATGACCACGACCACCAGATAGCAGCCCGGTGTGTTGCGATGAACCCTGATCAGTTCGTATGCCGAGTTGTTGAAGGAGCGCCGGTTGTGCAGGCCGGTCAGCGGATCACGACCGGAGCTCTGCAGATCGGTTCGCAGCGTATGCACCAACGACTGCATGCCCAAGGGCACCCCGATGTTGAGTCCTACCACCACGATCAGGGAACCGGCGGTCAGCGCCACGTCGCCCGTGTGCGCGATGACTCGATACGACAGGACCACCACGCACGTCGCGGCCA
This genomic interval carries:
- the pstC gene encoding phosphate ABC transporter permease subunit PstC codes for the protein MSGPKPGPDGTKPVLKAINPRAVRRGDRIFSSVATAAGSTIVIAIVLIAVFLLIRATPSLRANHVNFFTSNEFDTTDAEKLAFGIHDLLMVTLLSSISALALAVPVSMGIAVFLTQYAPARLARPFAAMVDLLAAVPSIIFGLWGISVLAPKLEPLAEFLNRNLGWIFLFKQGNVSLAGGGTIFTAGIVLSVMILPIITSVAREAFRQTPRIQMEAAQALGATRWEVVRMTVLPYGRSGVVAASMLGLGRALGETVAVLIILRAAARPGSWSLFDGGYTFASKIASAASEFSEPLPTGAYISAGFALFVITFVVNAAARAIAGGKVNA
- the pstA gene encoding phosphate ABC transporter permease PstA — encoded protein: MSVEVLREPLKVTALQPLSWRRRITNHIATALFLASFAVALVPLAWLLWVVIERGGYAVTQRSWWTHSLRGVLPEEFAGGVYHALYGTLMQAGVASLLAVPLGLMTAVFLVEYGSGRLARVTTFMVDVLAGVPSIVAALFIFSLWIATLGFQQSAFAVALALVLLMLPVVVRSTEEMLRLVPDELREASYALGVPKWKTIVRIVFPIAMPGIVSGVLLSLARVIGETAPVLVLVGYSRSINLDILHGNMASLPLLIYTELTNPEHAGFLRVWGAALTLIIIVAAINLMAAAFRFLSSRPRGERFTRA
- the ku gene encoding non-homologous end joining protein Ku produces the protein MRSIWKGSISFGLVNVPVKVYSATEDHDIKFHQVHAKDNGRIRYQRVCELDGEVVEYRDIARAYESDDGQMVVITDDDISTLPEERSREIEVLEFVPAGDIDPMMFDRSYFLEPDSKSSKSYVLLAKTLAETDRMAIVHFTLRNKTRLAALRVKDFGKRNVMVVHTLLWPDEIRDPDFPVLDKKVEIKPAELKMAGQVVESMAEDFNPDRYRDTYQEQLQELVDAKLEGGEAFTAEEKPKELDETEDVSDLLAKLEASVKARSGAGKAPAKKTAAKKAPAKKSPAKAASRS
- a CDS encoding GGDEF domain-containing protein, with amino-acid sequence MAKQPDQFDWISAYLDGHGLLTPWRRISAVFIASFAAIPLIMLWSPAGPADHVTRAVTIAASACGITGASLRLKRWPTRRQSSSWLLIAMAGIAAALLTLSNPYVGLMACTTFAILGGYIAYFHTVAYVFANLAVAATCVVVLSYRVIAHTGDVALTAGSLIVVVGLNIGVPLGMQSLVHTLRTDLQSSGRDPLTGLHNRRSFNNSAYELIRVHRNTPGCYLVVVVIDLDEFKRLNDTHGHAAGDRALVAVAAALQQSSRATAVIGRAGGEEFVVADVKTTPDPARMAERMCAAIAALPFEITASIGTSSALLDTGPTTAGMELVDELIRTSDAAMYEAKRAGGNQVRHYSGDAPPLV